A window of Cryptomeria japonica chromosome 3, Sugi_1.0, whole genome shotgun sequence contains these coding sequences:
- the LOC131076015 gene encoding protein neprosin, which yields MLPHHAMEANFNRASSRRISWTRNDLILVLVYVMVFGVQAKLVVEASQYGDTCSNLQRYNSTKMSQVLEHLRKINKPATKSIESPDGDIIDCIDRYKQPAFDHPLLKNHKIQDTPNMPVHIKRMNITGFAIDNAQSWHVNGECPEGTIPVRRTSVEDLMRAKSLQHYGKKDVIANSHEYALVSVDGKYYGAQGRITVWNPRVEKEEFSVSQIWVHSGSAEDSTLNSVEAGWQVDFPLYGDSRTRLFIYWTADAYHKTGCYNLKCPGFVQQSRKITLGGTIWPISSYNGKLTAITINIWKDPQSKNWWMAFENEPVGYWPSQLFTNLDHASTVQWGGEIANLQTDGHHTTTQMGSGHFAEEGDGKSSHFRALKTVDDKNKLSDVGDYNTIATNAKCYNIKGHTGSDNRAYYGGPGRNANCP from the exons ATGTTGCCACATCACGCTATGGAGGCAAATTTCAATAGAGCATCTTCAAGGAGGATATCATGGACTAGGAATGATTTAATTCTAGTTCTAGTATATGTCATGGTGTTTGGTGTTCAAGCAAAGTTGGTGGTAGAAGCTTCCCAATATGGTGACACATGTTCCAACTTGCAAAGATATAATTCCACCAAAATGTCACAAGTCCTCGAGCATTTAAGAAAAATTAACAAGCCTGCTACTAAAAGCATAGAG AGCCCAGATGGAGATATTATAGACTGCATTGATCGATACAAACAACCTGCATTTGATCACCCATTGCTGAAGAACCATAAAATCCAG GATACTCCAAACATGCCAGTACATATTAAAAGAATGAATATAACAGGTTTTGCTATTGATAATGCTCAATCATGGCATGTCAATGGAGAATGTCCAGAAGGCACAATTCCAGTTAGAAGAACTTCTGTAGAAGACTTAATGAGAGCAAAATCACTTCAACATTATGGGAAAAAAGATGTAATTGCTAATAGTCATGAG TATGCACTAGTCTCTGTGGATGGAAAATACTATGGAGCACAGGGCAGAATAACTGTATGGAATCCAAGGGTCGAAAAAGAGGAATTCAGTGTGTCACAGATTTGGGTTCATTCTGGATCGGCAGAAGATTCAACTCTCAACTCCGTTGAGGCTGGCTGGCAA GTTGATTTCCCACTATATGGTGATAGCAGGACTAGACTGTTTATATATTGGACG GCTGATGCATATCACAAAACTGGCTGCTACAATCTTAAGTGCCCTGGTTTCGTTCAACAGAGCAGAAAGATAACACTTGGTGGTACCATATGGCCAATTTCTTCGTACAATGGGAAACTAACTGCTATAACGATTAATATCTGGAAG GATCCACAATCGAAAAACTGGTGGATGGCATTTGAAAATGAACCAGTTGGGTATTGGCCATCACAACTTTTCACCAACCTTGATCATGCATCGACTGTACAATGGGGAGGGGAGATTGCAAACTTGCAGACAGATGGACATCACACTACTACTCAAATGGGAAGTGGACATTTTGCAGAAGAAGGAGATGGTAAATCTAGTCACTTTCGCGCTTTAAAGACAGTGGATGACAAAAATAAGTTATCAGATGTTGGTGACTACAATACTATTGCAACTAACGCTAAGTGCTACAACATAAAAGGGCACACAGGCTCCGATAACAGAGCTTATTATGGTGGACCTGGCAGGAACGCAAACTGTCCTTAG